The Bacillus kexueae genomic interval ACCCGTCCGCCGCTAACGTCAAGGGAGCAAGCTCCCTATCTGTTCGCTCGACTTGCATGTATTAGGCACGCCGCCAGCGTTCGTCCTGAGCCAGGATCAAACTCTCCAAAAAAGTTTGATTGCTCATAAAAAAGAATTAACGTTGACGCTTCGTTTTGTTTAGTTTTCAAAGAACTCTTTCTATCAAATCGCTTTTCAACAGCGACTTTTTAATCTTATCAAATCCAACATCAAGTGTCAAGTGTTTTTGATAAGTTTTTTTAATGAGAGCAACTTGAATATTTCCAAGTCATTCTTCACATGTTCTCTTAAAGAGAACAGTAATAAATATACCAACCTTTACTTAATGTGTCAACACTATTTTAAAACTTTTTTTCAATCTCAATTAATAATTATTAATAGAAGCAAACTTCCCCTTCCTCTCATTCTTTATTGCTCAACAAATAGAAATGTAACACTTCTAACTTTAGATATTTATTTTTGGGTTCAACTGACAACTAACGAGTCGAACTTACCACGTTACATATTAAAATAGAAGAAGCTCACTGCTATATATTTTATTAAAAAGATAGTGTTCATAATTGAAATGATCGAAATACTACTATACTAACTAGAGAAAATAACCACGGTTGGGGGAGGGTTTTATTTAGGTGCTAAGAATTTTGATCGTGCGCCTCTACTAAAACATATGAAGGAAGACGTCACGTGCCAATTCACTACAGATACTTACTTTTTCACAAGGGGAGAGTCGTGCCTCCTTAGTAAGCTCTAGCAGATTATCAACCTCCCCTCTACCTTCCGCAGGAATTTCTCCATCACATAGTGTGAAAATGACCTTGGGTAGTGTATTCAAAATAATAATCGTACGGAAAAGATCTTAATTTTAAAGGCTGAAATATTCGTGTACATATATAGTAGATATTGGTCACTACTCTAGTGAAAAAATCCTAAACTAAGAAAAGCGCAAAGCGCAAGTCCTTAGGCGAAGGGCGCTTTAGGACCTGCGAGGAGGCTTCCGTCGCCACAGCAGGGCCGAAGCGACCCGAGCTGATGGCGCATGGAGCTAGACACAAAAAAACTGTAAAGAGAATACTTTATATCACTTTATTGAACTTAAACTTTCTGTAACAATAAAAAAGGACTGGTTTGATAACCAGCCCACATTTTATAGTGAAAAGCTATTCTACTAAGAACATAAAGTAAAGGATGAAGATTACGAACAAGCCGTACATTACTGGATGAATCTCTTTTCCTCTTCCTTTTACTAACATGGTAATTGGATAGAAAATGAATCCAATCGCAATTCCTGTCGCGATACTATACGTTAATGGCATTGCAATGATTGTTAAGAATGCAGGAACGGCAATTTCGAACTTATTCCACGAAATATTCCCTAAAGCAGATACCATTAGCACCCCAACAATGATGAGTGCTGGAGCTGTTACTGGAGCTGTTATCACTCCAAGTAACGGAGAGAAGAATAGAGCTATAAGGAAAAAGCCCGCCGTGACAATTGAAGCAAATCCAGTTCGTGCACCTGCTGCAACACCTGCAGAAGATTCAATATAAGATGTTGTTGTAGAAGTTCCTAGCACTGCCCCTACTACTGTCGCAACTGAGTCAGAAAGAAGTGCCTTATTTGCACGAGGTAGACGATTATCTTTTAATAAACCTGCTTGATTCGCTACCGCAACTAGAGTTCCAGCCGTATCAAAGAAATCTACAAATAAAAACGTAAGAATAACTACTAGCATTTGAATCGTGAAAACTTGATCTAAATGGTCAAATGCTGCACCGAATGTAGGAGCTATACTTGGGATTTCTCCTACAATTTGTTTCGGAGGTTCAATTAAGCCAAAAATCATTCCGACAATTGCAGTTAGAACCATTCCATAAAATACGCCACCATTTACTCCACGAACCATTAAAATAACTGTAACGATAATTCCAAAAATCGCAAGAAGCGTATTCGGGTTTGTTAAGTCACCAAGTCCAACTAATACTGCGTCGTTATTGACGATAATTCCGGCACTTTGGAATCCAATAAATGTGATAAACAATCCAATTCCAGCACCGACTGCGAATTTCAAATCAACTGGGATAGCATTAATGACTCTTTCTCGGACGCCAGTCAGCGTTAAAATAATAAAAATAATACCTGAAACAAATACTCCAGCTAGAGCCGTTTGCCACGGAATATTAAACGTTAAAATAACAGTGAAAGCAAAAAATGCATTTAATCCCATTCCAGGAGCCAATGCAATCGGATATTTAGCAAGTAACCCCATGATGAGCGTACCAATCGCAGCCGCTAACGCAGTAGCTGTAAAGACCGCACCTTGATCCATACGCATCTCTTGTGGTAAATCCGGAATAGCACCTAAAGACAACGTAAACGGATTTACAAATAAGATATATGCCATTGAAAGGAATGTTGTTAATCCTCCCAGGAACTCGCGACGATAAGATGTTCCTAGTTCATCAAACTGAAAGTATTTTTTCATCTGATGTCCTCCTAATCTATATTTCATCAAAAAAAGAAGCGCACCGTAAAACGGTACGCTTGACTCATGAGTTTTTAATATACGCAAAGAAGTAATAGGGGAATCCGAGACTAAGACATACGAATCCCTATTAAACAAGGCGCTATATTAAATACCCCGTAGTCAAGCTATTTACGGTAGCTCGGTAGAAACTCTTGGGCCATATCCCCAAAATTATACGACGTATTTGCTTCAGTATTTAGTTGACGTGTTAATAGTACCAACTTCCACATGGAATGTCAACACAAAACACGAACGTTTTTTTTAAAATTCAACAAAAATATTCGTAAATTACTCCCATTCAATCGTCGCAGGAGGCTTACTAGTCACATCGTAAACAACACGATTGACATGAGGAACTTCATTGACAATACGTGTGGAGATGACTTCTAATACATCCCAAGGAATTCTCGCCCAATCAGATGTCATTCCATCAATGGATGTAACGGCACGGATACCAATCGTATAGTCATACGTACGAGCATCTCCCATAACCCCTACACTACGGAAGCCAGGAAGTACCGTAAAGTATTGCCAAATATCACGATCTAGACCTGCTTTTTTAATTTCTTCACGAAGAATAGCATCTGATTCACGGACGATTTCCAGCTTTTCCTCAGTAATTTCACCGATTACACGAATCCCTAGACCAGGTCCTGGGAAAGGTTGTCTCCATACAATTTCATCAGGAATTCCTAATTCAGTTCCAAGAGCACGCACTTCGTCTTTGAATAACGTATTAAGTGGCTCAATTAACTTGAATTTCATATCTTCCGGTAATCCACCTACATTATGGTGAGATTTAATTGTTTGAGCTGTTGCCGTTCCACTTTCGATAATATCTGTGTATAAAGTTCCTTGTGCTAGGAAGTCAATCCCTTCAAGCTTTGCCGATTCCTCATCAAATACATAAATAAACTCGTTTCCAATGATCTTGCGTTTCTGTTCAGGGTCTGAAACACCTTCTAACTTAGATAAAAAGCGCTCACGTGCATCAATTTTGACAACATTCATATTAAAGCCTTCACTGAATGTTTTCATAACACTCTCTGCTTCACCTTTACGTAAAAGACCATGATCAACGAACATACAAGTTAACTGATCGCCAATCGCTTTATGGATAAGGACAGCTACTACTGATGAATCTACTCCACCACTTAGAGCACAAAGAACCTTTTTGTCTCCTACTGTCTCACGAATTTTTTCAATTTCCATCTCAATAAAGTTTTCCATTGACCAAGATTCAGAGCAACCACAAATTTCAAAGACAAAGTTTTTCAGTAAGTCGTTTCCATACTCTGAATGACGAACTTCCGGGTGGAATTGCACACCGTAAATTTGACGGTCAGAATTGCTAATGGCAGCATATGGGCAAGATGGACTTGTAGCATCCACTTTAAAACCCTCTGGAATCGCAGAAACAAGATCACCATGGCTCATCCAAACGACTTGTTCTTCAGGTAACTTCGCAAATAATGGAGATTGTTCTTTTACATTAATAGTCGCTTTTCCGTATTCACGATGCTTAGCAGCTTCTACTTTTCCACCAAGCATATGAGTCGTTAATTGCATTCCGTAGCAAATACCTAAAACAGGGATACCTAATTCAAAAATCCCTTCATCGCAACGGAACGATTTTTCATCATATACACTATTTGGGCCTCCAGAAAGAATGATTCCTTTCGGGTTCATTGCTTTAATTTCCTCGATTGTTAACGTATGAGGATGAAGCTCACTGTAGACGCCAAACTCACGAATACGTCTCGTAATTAATTGATTATACTGACTACCAAAATCCAATACTAAAATCATTTCTTGGATGTTTTTCAATGTGGTCACCCCATTTTCTATATGCTTATATTCATGCTTAACTTACTGTTAAGCTTTTGTAACGAATTGATGTAATGCCATTATTTTCTTCTAAAATAAAAAAAGAATTCTGCCCAAATAAAGAAAAGGCAGAATTCTTTCTCATACACACATGAAATAGACGTTCTGCCTTCATAGTCGGGTTATTTACGGCAACCCGGTAGAGACTCTCGAACCGTATTATCGAGGATATACGAAGGTTAAATCGGTCATGAATTTTTCACTATCATAACAGGCGAATTCTTCTTGGTCAATACGAAGTATCGTTTATTAAATTTTCCCACAATTCCATCATATCTTCCCATTCTTTTTGCGAATCTCCTCGTCCATATAAGACTTGTTCATAACGTTCTGTAAAAGTGGTTAACCGACTATGTCCGATAGATCGATCAACTCGTTGGGCAAATTGCCTTAGCGTTTCCTCTGGCTTTTTCTTAATCCCTCGAAAAGCTAAATACTTCAACAACAGAATATACGCTTTTGAAAACGGCTCCTCCCCTTTATAAAACTTCATTTGAAAAACAATCCAGTGATGATACCATTTCTTCCTTGTAAACCACACCGTCCAGATTACTAGAAGAACGATTATTCCCACACTCGCCATCACACGCTGAATGTTTCCAAAAATTTCAACCCAAAATGATGTTTGACTTTTCTCTTTATCCTCTTCTTCTCGGTTCACTTGTTGTTCGGTTTCTTCCTCTGTAGATGGCTGTTCGATTTCATCATTTGACAAATCATAGGTGAACTCCGCTGGGTTGTCAAATCCTCTCGTTGGTTCAAAAGGCACCCAACCTACCCCTTCGAAATACACTTCAACCCACGAGTGAGCATTGTTATTCGTAATTTGATACTTAGAGGTCTCTTGGTCCACTCTTTCAAGAAACTCCCCTTGTGTATACCCCTTCACCCATCTCGCCGGAATATCTAATGAACGAAGTAAGACAATCATCGAAGTCGAAAAGTTATCACAATATCCTTTCTTTGTTTCAAATAAAAACTGATCCACATAGTCATCCTCAACACCAGGGACCGCCACTTCCTTCGTTTCATAGAGGTATCCATTTTCAGAAAAATACCGTTCTATAGCTTTCA includes:
- a CDS encoding NCS2 family permease encodes the protein MKKYFQFDELGTSYRREFLGGLTTFLSMAYILFVNPFTLSLGAIPDLPQEMRMDQGAVFTATALAAAIGTLIMGLLAKYPIALAPGMGLNAFFAFTVILTFNIPWQTALAGVFVSGIIFIILTLTGVRERVINAIPVDLKFAVGAGIGLFITFIGFQSAGIIVNNDAVLVGLGDLTNPNTLLAIFGIIVTVILMVRGVNGGVFYGMVLTAIVGMIFGLIEPPKQIVGEIPSIAPTFGAAFDHLDQVFTIQMLVVILTFLFVDFFDTAGTLVAVANQAGLLKDNRLPRANKALLSDSVATVVGAVLGTSTTTSYIESSAGVAAGARTGFASIVTAGFFLIALFFSPLLGVITAPVTAPALIIVGVLMVSALGNISWNKFEIAVPAFLTIIAMPLTYSIATGIAIGFIFYPITMLVKGRGKEIHPVMYGLFVIFILYFMFLVE
- the guaA gene encoding glutamine-hydrolyzing GMP synthase; the protein is MILVLDFGSQYNQLITRRIREFGVYSELHPHTLTIEEIKAMNPKGIILSGGPNSVYDEKSFRCDEGIFELGIPVLGICYGMQLTTHMLGGKVEAAKHREYGKATINVKEQSPLFAKLPEEQVVWMSHGDLVSAIPEGFKVDATSPSCPYAAISNSDRQIYGVQFHPEVRHSEYGNDLLKNFVFEICGCSESWSMENFIEMEIEKIRETVGDKKVLCALSGGVDSSVVAVLIHKAIGDQLTCMFVDHGLLRKGEAESVMKTFSEGFNMNVVKIDARERFLSKLEGVSDPEQKRKIIGNEFIYVFDEESAKLEGIDFLAQGTLYTDIIESGTATAQTIKSHHNVGGLPEDMKFKLIEPLNTLFKDEVRALGTELGIPDEIVWRQPFPGPGLGIRVIGEITEEKLEIVRESDAILREEIKKAGLDRDIWQYFTVLPGFRSVGVMGDARTYDYTIGIRAVTSIDGMTSDWARIPWDVLEVISTRIVNEVPHVNRVVYDVTSKPPATIEWE